Proteins from a genomic interval of Gluconacetobacter diazotrophicus PA1 5:
- a CDS encoding DUF6328 family protein encodes MALHDRVKTALDEARTLILGAQILLGFQYQAAFQERFDTLPPPARIMATGALGLMLVTVGLLIAPSAFHRIAEHGRSTGRIHMLIGRLAAAALLPFAAAFGLDVAIATDPITGGGLRTGIMAGTGLTAAALAGWYGAGMLMRQRTGVPERQTARAEQNLCDVAPLHARVEQMLTEARVILPGAQALLGFQLTMVLTTAFEKLPAPSRLVHGGALLCVAMAVILLIMPAALHRIVWAGENTERLLRIGGGLTATALVPLALGLSGESYVVATRIIGSRTIGLTVAVASIFVLIGLWFIWPMAARRSAA; translated from the coding sequence ATGGCACTGCACGACCGGGTGAAGACGGCGCTGGATGAGGCGCGCACCTTGATCCTGGGCGCACAGATTCTTCTCGGCTTTCAATACCAAGCGGCCTTTCAGGAGCGGTTCGATACGTTGCCCCCGCCCGCGCGTATCATGGCGACCGGGGCGCTGGGCCTGATGCTGGTCACCGTGGGCCTGCTGATCGCCCCTTCCGCGTTTCACCGCATCGCGGAGCACGGCCGCAGCACCGGGCGCATCCATATGCTGATCGGCCGCCTGGCCGCCGCGGCGCTGCTGCCCTTCGCCGCCGCCTTCGGTCTGGATGTCGCGATCGCGACCGACCCTATAACGGGCGGCGGCCTCCGGACAGGGATCATGGCCGGCACGGGCCTGACCGCCGCGGCCCTGGCCGGCTGGTACGGAGCAGGCATGCTGATGAGACAACGGACCGGTGTCCCGGAACGGCAGACGGCACGCGCGGAGCAGAACCTGTGCGACGTCGCCCCGCTGCATGCACGGGTCGAACAGATGCTGACCGAGGCACGGGTCATTCTGCCGGGCGCGCAGGCGCTTCTGGGGTTCCAGCTCACGATGGTCCTGACCACCGCGTTCGAGAAACTTCCTGCCCCGTCGCGCCTGGTGCACGGCGGGGCACTGCTGTGCGTGGCGATGGCCGTTATCCTGCTGATCATGCCGGCCGCGCTTCACCGCATCGTCTGGGCGGGCGAGAACACCGAACGGCTTCTGCGCATCGGCGGGGGCCTGACCGCAACCGCGCTGGTGCCGCTGGCCCTCGGCCTGTCCGGGGAAAGCTACGTAGTGGCCACGCGCATCATCGGTTCCCGCACTATCGGCCTGACCGTGGCGGTGGCCTCGATATTCGTCCTGATCGGCCTGTGGTTCATATGGCCGATGGCCGCGCGGCGGTCAGCCGCCTGA